Part of the Benincasa hispida cultivar B227 chromosome 11, ASM972705v1, whole genome shotgun sequence genome, CTGCCTACCAATATTTTGAATGTCAAAACCTGCCATAGTAGAACCATTTTCTCCATGCTTGGCAGAAACTGAGGAATCTAAGTGGATATTGAATTCTTTTTTGTCCTTCGTAATTTGAACAGTAACAGCAGCAGGAAACCGATTAACAATGGCCATACTCTGTTCAAGATTCACACCATCATATCCACAGTCATGGTCCCAACCATGGGTGTCCAAGACTGGCCTTGCCAGGAACTGAGATGTTGGCTCCAAGAATCGAAATCTGTAAGCTGGATTATCACCATCAAAAGAAGGAGGAAGGGCCATGTCAGGTAGAGGAACCTGTACAGCAGCTGGACTACCATTTTCCTGGTCATCCTCCCCCATGTAGCCATAATCATCCACATTAGGTTGACCCTTCTTCTTGATATCTCTCATCCTTTTTAATTCCTCTTTCCACTGCTTTTTCTGGAGCAGCTTTACCCGATAATCATATTCCTCAAAGTATGCCTTTCTTTGCTCTTTGCTAAGCTTAGAAATCTGAGATTTTCTGAGGGGCTTGAATGGAGGGAGCTGATCATACTCATCTTCCTCCTCTTCTTGATCAGAATCAGACAAGTCGGCCAAATCAATATCGGAATCGCCATTATCACCATTTTGATCTGATGCAAGCTTCGGGTGTGTGCGGGATTGCAACAAACCAGACAATAAATATGGAAGAGGAGGTGAACGGCCACGGAGACCAAAAATCTTCCTGTGGTCAAATGTCTCTGGAGCTTTTGAAAGATTTCCTACTTCAGCGAGGATTTTAATAGAGAAACATAAAAGTAATAGCTGGGGCCTCCAACTTTGACCATTAGGAAGCACCTTCTGGCCATCTCGATTCTTCCTACAAGAGGGATGATTTTCAACAAGTGAAACCGGATTCATTAAAGTTGGATTTAGGATGCGCAGATCACCAACAGCTTGAGCAACAGTTTGCTGAAGAACATGAGATCGTTGAGCAACAAACACCTCATAACCCAAAGGGGAACCAGATGGACCATCAGGTGGAGCAGAGGCAGCATGAGTGAGAGTGATGATCGCATTTTTCCAGATGGAAGAACCAAGGGAGCTGGATACTGATCTTAACAGCAGCAGATCATTAAGATCTCTGGTTTGGTTATCCAGCCGGTCCACATAAAGAACAATATCAGGAGGGAACTTCTTCATTACATTCTTAATTGAGGATAAAATTCTGTGGTTGATACTACGTTCAGATGAAGAGGATCTAAGACCAGGTGAATCAAAAACCCTGATCTTAACACCTTCCACTGTCCCAACAATTTCTTTCACCGTAGTTGTGCCAGGCCCAAATGCATTGATTGGAGTTTTATCCTCcccaaaaattgaatttatagtTGCACTCTTTCCCACACCTGATTTCCCAAGAACAAGTATGTTCAATGAGAAGTCTAAATCTTCCTTTCCTTCTGCTTCAAGCTGAATAGCTGTATTTTTCGCATTGTCGAAGCTAAATAGCTGACCAGTAGACCTACCGGCTACAAGCCCAAAACGATATAGAACCTGTGCTACTAATGAATCATCAGGAGAAACACCTAGTCTCTGAACAAGCCTTAAAAAGTTCACCCTTATCTGCTGTAACTTCTGTAGTTTAGTTTTCTCCTCTTCGCTCAATTTATTTTCAGAATCATCCCCCATTCTAGGATTTGATGGGGCAAAAGTGAGAGGACGGCTTGGGCGGGAAGCATTTTTTCCAGATATAAGTGAAGACCCAAGACCAGCAGGACGTTCAATGGAAAAAAGCCGGGAGCCATCCTGAGATGTCACAGTGATAGGGCCACCATCTGAGCCAGCATCTCTAGCTGCTTTAAGAAGTGCTGCCAAAGCAGCAGAATCAAACAACTCCTTTCCATCACCTTCATCATCCGTGTCTGCTTCATCTGAGTCTGTGATAATCTGGCCATCTATTCTCTGTGAATGATCAATAGAACTATCTGCACCAGAATGGGAACCAGCTCCTGAGGCTCTCTCCAATTCCTGCAAGAATTCTCTGGCAGCTTCAGAACTACCAAATATCTCACCTTCAGTCTCTCCATCTGTACCAGAACCCTCAATACCACCTTCTTCATCTAAAGGTTGCTTTTCCCCATCTACTTCATTCAAAACTGGTTCAAGTAACTTAGGAGCAACAGAAATTCCGCTATCTTCCACTGAAGCATTATCTGGGATGCTTTCTTTAACCAAAGACCTATCCTCCTGAGACGGTTCAGATTCAACATCACCAGGCACATCCTCTCTTATTTTAGAATCAAATTTAGAATCTTTTTCATTCCCTGCCTCAGTTGGAGAATCAACAAGATTCACAGTTTCTCTTTCTTCATTAACTGTTGAAGCCCCATCTCCATCAGGCTGCTGATCTTCTACATCCA contains:
- the LOC120090440 gene encoding translocase of chloroplast 159, chloroplastic, yielding MESKEFAQEPSLHNSVSSGSSSTSSSSFSSSSVDSHADTPSVDDRQMGVAEIKTSVAGDGGGSDAGGSETEGFLSGEEEFESAFDRPIVGYPEEEALGKSVQGGDGGSPFMSYSEFSAPVSVRPIAKVSVDSDIEEEEEDGFQVDEDLGRKGETDYFVESKKGREVEVPVEKEEILVSGGNENLGDVVNEGDDDATHVVERTIELSGNSKEGNVPESSVAEDVGSVPEETVDGGKQVPEGDELNNVTAKQQQNEASDGEKEAELNKESMTAGKQVDEGIDLNEKVVAEDVERLKEQETPGSSSDDKADLGDQASSKPVELADGKQEAEMEKGSFVAEKQVDGEVELNEKVAAEDGKQLKELETGSPIEDKAVLGVKVLEPADGGQEAEIDEGSPVADIQAVGEVSLNDKVDAEDGKLLTKLEPVSSVDNKADHDDQVNPEVAELADEFTGSVLDDKTLHESSQVSATDAVGNPDEIKDVENRETADLVHGAAKLDNGFDNVGHEVDEPVDHNSVVSNSEINNNVPDVSTAVATQEVAPHGDRAIAASDIAKSENLADMDVEDQQPDGDGASTVNEERETVNLVDSPTEAGNEKDSKFDSKIREDVPGDVESEPSQEDRSLVKESIPDNASVEDSGISVAPKLLEPVLNEVDGEKQPLDEEGGIEGSGTDGETEGEIFGSSEAAREFLQELERASGAGSHSGADSSIDHSQRIDGQIITDSDEADTDDEGDGKELFDSAALAALLKAARDAGSDGGPITVTSQDGSRLFSIERPAGLGSSLISGKNASRPSRPLTFAPSNPRMGDDSENKLSEEEKTKLQKLQQIRVNFLRLVQRLGVSPDDSLVAQVLYRFGLVAGRSTGQLFSFDNAKNTAIQLEAEGKEDLDFSLNILVLGKSGVGKSATINSIFGEDKTPINAFGPGTTTVKEIVGTVEGVKIRVFDSPGLRSSSSERSINHRILSSIKNVMKKFPPDIVLYVDRLDNQTRDLNDLLLLRSVSSSLGSSIWKNAIITLTHAASAPPDGPSGSPLGYEVFVAQRSHVLQQTVAQAVGDLRILNPTLMNPVSLVENHPSCRKNRDGQKVLPNGQSWRPQLLLLCFSIKILAEVGNLSKAPETFDHRKIFGLRGRSPPLPYLLSGLLQSRTHPKLASDQNGDNGDSDIDLADLSDSDQEEEEDEYDQLPPFKPLRKSQISKLSKEQRKAYFEEYDYRVKLLQKKQWKEELKRMRDIKKKGQPNVDDYGYMGEDDQENGSPAAVQVPLPDMALPPSFDGDNPAYRFRFLEPTSQFLARPVLDTHGWDHDCGYDGVNLEQSMAIVNRFPAAVTVQITKDKKEFNIHLDSSVSAKHGENGSTMAGFDIQNIGRQLAYILRGETKFKNFRKNKTAAGVSVTFLGENVCPGFKVEDQITLGKRVVLVGSTGIVRSQGDSAFGANLEMRLREADFPIGQDQSSLGLSLVKWRGDTALGANFQSQFSVGRSYKMAVRAGINNKLSGQISVRTSSSDQLQIALIALLPVARAIYNSLRPGVAENYSTY